A stretch of Syntrophales bacterium DNA encodes these proteins:
- the pyk gene encoding pyruvate kinase: MSKSIPKTKIVCTIGPASESPEVIRKLIQNGMSVARLNFSHGSLSGHGKKIHTIRNVSDELGRPVAILQDLAGTKIRVGDIPDPGVRLEAGETFILTTQNIEGTSERVSVSCPDLCEAVKKGDTILLADGFMELKVVGVRDSEVECEVITGGVLTSHKGINLPAGTIRTPSITDKDHKDLLFGLRNGVDYVALSFVRTVGDILKVKKIIQGEGKDTPVIAKIEKHEAIKNIEEIMEASDGVMVARGDLGVEIPLEQVPGIQKMLIQRANTLGKPVITATQMLGSMVSSPRPTRAEATDVANAVLDGTDAVMLSEETAMGRYPVEAVGFMARIIESAEKNYPHDRYLRLIPEKDISDSVAHASCDLMDHLDASAIVAPTQSGKTAEHISRFRPRKSIIALSPNLLTVRRLALFWGCLPRLVTDLRDTDDMIEKAAIAALKTGYVSKGDLVIITAGHPVWVAGTTNMVRVKRL; this comes from the coding sequence ATGAGCAAATCTATTCCAAAGACCAAGATTGTCTGTACTATCGGTCCGGCCAGTGAATCGCCGGAAGTCATTCGGAAATTAATTCAAAATGGCATGAGTGTAGCCAGGCTAAACTTTTCTCATGGAAGCTTGAGCGGGCATGGGAAAAAAATTCATACTATCAGAAATGTTTCCGATGAGCTTGGCAGACCCGTTGCCATATTACAGGACCTTGCAGGGACAAAGATAAGGGTAGGAGATATTCCGGACCCCGGGGTGAGGCTTGAGGCGGGAGAGACCTTTATCTTGACCACACAGAACATAGAAGGTACGAGTGAAAGGGTATCAGTATCCTGTCCGGACCTGTGCGAAGCAGTGAAGAAGGGGGACACGATATTACTTGCCGACGGTTTTATGGAACTGAAGGTTGTAGGCGTGAGGGACTCCGAGGTCGAATGTGAGGTAATTACAGGGGGCGTCCTTACCTCTCATAAAGGGATTAATTTACCGGCGGGGACAATTCGAACTCCTTCCATTACTGACAAGGACCATAAAGACCTTCTTTTTGGCTTGAGAAACGGGGTCGATTATGTGGCCCTATCCTTTGTCAGGACTGTGGGCGACATCCTGAAGGTTAAAAAAATCATTCAAGGGGAGGGGAAGGATACGCCGGTCATTGCGAAGATTGAAAAACATGAAGCTATCAAGAATATTGAAGAGATTATGGAAGCTTCTGATGGTGTTATGGTGGCGCGCGGTGACCTTGGCGTGGAAATCCCTCTTGAGCAAGTGCCCGGCATTCAGAAAATGCTGATTCAGCGTGCAAATACTCTGGGTAAACCGGTTATAACCGCAACCCAGATGCTCGGGTCGATGGTTTCTTCTCCCCGGCCTACAAGAGCTGAGGCCACAGACGTGGCCAATGCGGTCCTCGATGGGACCGATGCAGTCATGCTTTCCGAGGAAACAGCCATGGGAAGATATCCTGTGGAGGCCGTTGGGTTTATGGCTCGCATCATTGAGAGCGCAGAGAAGAACTACCCTCATGATCGATATTTACGGCTGATACCGGAAAAGGATATTTCAGATTCTGTCGCTCACGCTTCCTGCGATTTAATGGACCACCTTGATGCCTCTGCCATTGTAGCGCCAACTCAGTCGGGCAAGACGGCCGAACATATCTCCAGATTCAGACCCAGGAAATCTATTATTGCACTTTCACCTAACCTGCTGACGGTGCGGCGGCTCGCCCTTTTCTGGGGATGTCTTCCCCGTCTGGTGACGGACCTCAGGGATACGGACGATATGATTGAGAAGGCCGCTATAGCTGCCCTTAAGACGGGTTATGTGTCAAAAGGCGATTTAGTGATCATAACGGCAGGGCACCCGGTATGGGTAGCTGGAACCACCAATATGGTTCGGGTAAAAAGACTTTAA
- a CDS encoding pitrilysin family protein — protein MTIFKQTNSNKPVLFMLVILISLSLTATASGYDLEKSVREFSLENGLKVLMLERHLAPTVSLYIRHKAGAVDEISGRTGTAHLLEHMMFKGTTTIGTKNFKEEKKVLDEITALGNAFDSERLKGDTADKKKLEKLKQQLEILQKRGKKWIAGNEIGRLYTENGGVNLNASTGQDLTTYYVSLPSNKLELWARIESDRMTNPVLREFYTERDVVIEERKQTTESIPARLLMEQFLASAFTAHPYRRPVIGWASDMQFLNINYTKEFFRYYYAPNNTVIAIVGDILPDVTINIIKKYFGPIPGRKLPPSHITEEPRQKGERRIELAYDANPRITIGYHKPTLPSLDDYVFDVIDSILSGGRTSRLFKVLVEEKGIAESANTANGIPGARFPNLFTIFATPRYPHTTAELEDAIYKELEKLKREPVTKRELEKIKNQLKANVIRDLNSNSGLAGRLSYFEAIAGDFRYITRHIKIIEKITSEDIMRTAKKYLIRDNRTVAVLKRKKQ, from the coding sequence ATGACAATATTTAAACAGACAAATAGTAACAAGCCGGTTTTATTCATGCTTGTTATCTTAATATCTTTAAGTTTAACGGCAACGGCATCCGGCTATGACCTCGAAAAGAGTGTCAGGGAATTTTCCCTCGAAAACGGCCTGAAGGTTCTGATGCTTGAAAGACATCTCGCCCCGACGGTCTCGCTCTACATAAGGCACAAAGCAGGCGCCGTTGATGAAATAAGCGGCCGAACAGGCACCGCCCATCTCCTGGAACACATGATGTTTAAGGGGACAACGACTATCGGAACAAAGAACTTCAAAGAGGAGAAAAAGGTCCTCGATGAGATAACAGCATTAGGAAATGCCTTTGACAGCGAAAGGTTGAAGGGGGACACCGCCGACAAAAAAAAGCTGGAAAAATTGAAACAGCAATTAGAGATTTTACAGAAAAGGGGAAAGAAATGGATTGCGGGAAACGAAATCGGCAGACTCTACACGGAAAATGGAGGAGTTAACCTGAACGCCTCCACCGGCCAAGATCTTACAACCTATTACGTAAGCCTCCCTTCCAACAAGCTCGAACTCTGGGCAAGGATAGAATCTGACAGGATGACAAACCCAGTCCTCAGGGAATTCTACACCGAGCGGGATGTGGTCATAGAAGAGAGGAAACAGACCACCGAATCCATCCCTGCCAGATTGCTTATGGAACAGTTTCTTGCCTCGGCCTTCACGGCACACCCATACAGGAGACCTGTCATTGGCTGGGCTTCGGATATGCAATTTTTGAACATCAATTACACAAAGGAGTTTTTCAGATATTACTACGCCCCAAATAACACTGTAATCGCCATAGTTGGAGACATATTGCCTGATGTAACCATTAATATTATAAAAAAATATTTCGGTCCAATACCGGGCAGGAAGCTTCCCCCTTCGCACATAACAGAAGAACCCAGGCAGAAAGGGGAGAGGAGAATTGAACTGGCATACGATGCGAATCCCCGCATTACAATAGGGTATCACAAGCCTACATTACCCTCCCTCGATGATTATGTCTTTGATGTCATCGATTCGATCCTTTCAGGTGGAAGGACATCAAGACTCTTCAAGGTACTTGTCGAGGAGAAAGGTATAGCCGAAAGCGCCAACACGGCAAACGGCATTCCGGGTGCACGGTTTCCGAATCTGTTTACAATATTTGCGACACCGAGATATCCCCATACGACCGCTGAACTGGAGGATGCCATCTACAAAGAGCTCGAAAAACTGAAAAGGGAACCGGTGACCAAAAGGGAGCTTGAAAAGATAAAAAACCAACTGAAGGCAAATGTTATAAGGGACCTCAATTCAAACTCGGGACTTGCCGGCAGGTTGTCATATTTTGAAGCAATCGCTGGTGATTTTCGATATATAACCCGTCATATCAAGATCATAGAAAAAATTACCTCTGAGGATATCATGAGAACGGCAAAAAAATACCTGATTCGTGATAATCGGACGGTTGCCGTGTTAAAAAGGAAGAAGCAGTGA
- a CDS encoding radical SAM protein — MKRNFLLINPWIYDFAAYDFWIKPLGLLYIAGLLRKNGHDVHLIDCLNPAHPEMKHEAHIKPPKRKPCGNGKYPKESIPRPEPLTDIPKRYNRYGITPQIFIKELLKTRRPDLIFITSMMTYWYPGVFEAIHIIRETLPGIPIVLGGNYVTLCPSHASENSGADFTVTGEGERSIPALLKDIFGDDPQFTVDVNDLDSYPYPAFDLMPDKNQVPILTSKGCPYRCTYCASHILNSGFRKRDPIKVVDEIEHWNKHYGITNFSFYDDALLVGSDERAITMLKEIAKRKLMCSFHCPNGLHLREITEEISNLMFRTGFKTIRFGLETSSVKRQMETGGKITNEELRNAVIHLKRAGYRFSDIGIYVLCGLPGQTASEVRESINLVKSCGARPIIAEFSPIPGILIWEESVKESPYNISEEPLYHNNSILPCQGEKLTYEMYRELKVLARTSPKKEGSALDIGQR; from the coding sequence ATGAAGAGAAACTTTCTTTTAATTAATCCCTGGATATACGACTTTGCCGCTTATGATTTCTGGATAAAACCGCTCGGTCTTCTCTACATAGCCGGTTTACTGAGAAAAAACGGACATGACGTCCATCTCATCGACTGTCTGAATCCGGCACATCCGGAAATGAAGCATGAGGCCCATATCAAACCACCGAAGAGAAAACCCTGTGGCAATGGCAAGTACCCAAAGGAAAGCATCCCGAGGCCTGAACCGCTTACAGACATACCAAAAAGGTATAACAGATACGGCATAACCCCTCAAATTTTCATAAAAGAACTTCTCAAAACAAGAAGGCCCGACCTGATATTTATCACCTCTATGATGACTTACTGGTATCCCGGAGTTTTTGAGGCAATACATATCATACGTGAAACCCTTCCAGGCATACCGATAGTTCTGGGGGGAAACTATGTTACTCTCTGTCCGTCACATGCATCTGAAAATTCGGGCGCAGACTTTACAGTAACCGGCGAAGGCGAAAGGAGTATTCCCGCTCTCTTGAAGGATATTTTCGGTGACGATCCCCAGTTCACTGTAGATGTAAATGACCTCGATTCCTACCCCTACCCCGCCTTTGATCTTATGCCGGATAAAAACCAGGTCCCCATTCTTACCTCAAAGGGATGCCCTTACAGGTGCACCTACTGTGCGTCCCATATTCTGAACAGCGGCTTCAGGAAAAGAGATCCAATCAAGGTTGTCGACGAAATAGAGCACTGGAATAAACACTATGGCATCACAAACTTCTCTTTTTATGATGACGCACTTCTTGTCGGTTCTGATGAAAGAGCCATCACTATGTTAAAAGAGATAGCAAAGAGGAAGTTAATGTGCAGTTTTCATTGTCCCAATGGTCTCCACCTTAGAGAAATTACTGAGGAAATTAGCAATCTGATGTTCCGTACAGGATTTAAAACGATCCGTTTTGGTCTTGAGACTTCAAGTGTAAAAAGGCAGATGGAGACGGGTGGAAAGATCACCAATGAAGAATTGAGGAATGCAGTAATTCACCTCAAAAGAGCGGGTTATCGGTTCAGTGACATCGGAATATATGTTCTCTGCGGATTACCGGGGCAGACCGCTTCCGAAGTACGTGAAAGTATCAACCTTGTCAAATCATGCGGGGCAAGGCCGATTATAGCGGAATTTTCTCCTATCCCTGGAATTCTTATCTGGGAAGAATCGGTGAAGGAATCGCCTTACAATATCAGTGAAGAACCCCTTTACCATAACAATTCCATTCTCCCATGTCAGGGGGAAAAATTAACTTATGAAATGTACAGGGAATTGAAGGTACTCGCCAGGACTTCTCCGAAAAAAGAGGGGTCAGCCCTTGACATTGGACAAAGATAG
- a CDS encoding M20 family metallo-hydrolase, with translation MDTKVFKRIANRIDSYKDDMIRMQIELTAIPAIAPDNGGNGEYEKAKFLISSLNGLGFSNIREYNAPDVRVSSGIRPNIITTIPGKNRGKTVWILTHIDIVPPGEINLWESDPYKGYVKDGRIFGRGTEDNQQDLVASLFAARAFIDEGITPENEIGLAFVADEETASKFGLEHLLKNEKGIFKKTDIIVVPDFGSKEGNMIEVAEKSILWLRFKTTGKQCHASRPSFGKNAFSAASHLVVRLTDLHNIFNKSDHLYQPSTSTFEPTRKDANVPNINTIPGEDVFYIDSRILPEYKLKDIISETRTMADEIEEKFGVSIEITAVQQAQASPPTVHDAPVVTSLQKAVSYVYGVDAYPVGIGGGTVAAFFRKEDFPVAVWSRLGQTAHQPNENCLISNMIGNAKVYAHLFLQE, from the coding sequence ATGGACACTAAGGTTTTTAAGCGGATAGCAAACAGAATAGATTCTTACAAAGATGATATGATCCGGATGCAGATTGAGCTTACCGCTATTCCGGCCATTGCTCCTGATAATGGGGGGAATGGAGAATATGAGAAGGCAAAGTTTCTCATCAGCAGTCTCAATGGTCTTGGCTTCAGCAATATCAGGGAATACAATGCCCCAGATGTCAGGGTTTCATCGGGTATTCGTCCCAATATTATCACCACCATACCCGGAAAAAATCGGGGAAAAACAGTCTGGATACTGACCCATATTGACATTGTTCCTCCGGGGGAAATCAATCTCTGGGAATCAGATCCTTATAAGGGATATGTTAAAGATGGAAGAATATTCGGCAGGGGAACAGAAGATAATCAGCAGGATCTGGTAGCGTCATTATTTGCAGCCAGGGCTTTTATTGACGAGGGTATAACCCCTGAAAATGAGATAGGATTGGCTTTCGTGGCCGATGAAGAAACCGCCAGCAAATTCGGTCTCGAACATCTGCTTAAAAACGAAAAGGGTATCTTCAAGAAAACCGATATAATTGTGGTTCCGGATTTTGGGAGTAAAGAAGGAAACATGATAGAGGTAGCCGAAAAAAGTATACTCTGGCTTCGCTTTAAAACAACAGGTAAGCAGTGCCATGCAAGCAGGCCATCTTTTGGAAAAAACGCCTTTTCGGCAGCATCCCATCTTGTTGTAAGGCTAACTGACCTCCACAATATCTTTAATAAATCAGATCATCTTTATCAGCCTTCGACAAGCACCTTTGAACCAACCAGAAAAGATGCCAATGTACCAAATATTAATACGATCCCGGGTGAGGATGTTTTCTATATAGACAGCAGGATCCTCCCAGAGTACAAATTAAAGGATATAATATCCGAAACGAGAACGATGGCTGATGAAATAGAGGAAAAGTTCGGGGTATCAATCGAAATTACCGCCGTTCAGCAAGCACAGGCTTCTCCTCCAACTGTCCATGATGCACCTGTTGTAACCTCCCTTCAAAAGGCCGTTTCTTATGTATACGGAGTTGATGCCTATCCTGTAGGAATAGGTGGTGGAACTGTCGCAGCTTTTTTTCGCAAGGAAGATTTTCCCGTAGCTGTATGGTCAAGATTAGGGCAGACTGCACATCAACCGAATGAAAACTGCCTGATTTCAAATATGATCGGAAATGCAAAAGTATATGCGCATCTGTTTCTTCAGGAATAA
- a CDS encoding pitrilysin family protein, whose product MKIIPPKGGRGDYQIKKTCFLSVLIFFTILISGICSAEPTPPINPDDIKYPPLTFAPPEAERVELKNGIILYILEDREIPLINISAVIRTGSIYDPQGKEGVAEITGDVMRTGGTKKRTGGEIDEELEYFAGTIGISTDMESASATLSVLQKDLDEGLDIFADIIMNPIFDDKKLKTAKDLKIEALRRILDEPQKVAFREFKRLIYGGNTRGRLPSMESVKKITRDDLVKFHGKFYYPGNIMMAVVGDITRDEAVSKINSFFGAWDKKGKTKEIPPPQLKQDKSINYVYKNVPQSIIIIGHLTPGRNNPDFYPFTVLDFILGSGGFRSRIIHEVRNNLGLAYSTGSFYNGRSEYGVFGAYAITKSSSTAEVLSLIMSIINDVRNNRVAESELLWAKKSINNNFIFTFDSTDQIAIQQMMIRYNNLPEDFLKTYTAKIEKVTFKDLKRVAKKYLSRDQSTIIVVGNEKDFDKPLSTFGNVYKIGGSHNGH is encoded by the coding sequence ATGAAAATAATCCCCCCTAAGGGGGGACGGGGGGATTATCAGATAAAGAAAACCTGTTTTTTATCTGTATTAATATTCTTTACCATACTCATTTCAGGCATCTGTTCAGCTGAACCTACTCCACCCATAAATCCAGATGATATAAAATACCCACCGCTGACATTTGCGCCGCCAGAGGCCGAAAGGGTGGAGCTTAAAAATGGCATAATCCTTTACATTCTTGAAGATCGCGAGATTCCCCTCATCAATATATCGGCAGTTATCAGAACCGGTTCCATTTACGACCCGCAAGGAAAAGAGGGGGTCGCCGAAATCACAGGAGATGTGATGAGAACAGGCGGAACTAAAAAAAGAACAGGCGGTGAAATTGACGAAGAGCTTGAATACTTTGCCGGCACAATTGGTATTTCAACCGATATGGAGTCAGCATCAGCCACTCTTTCCGTACTCCAAAAAGACCTCGATGAGGGACTCGACATTTTCGCCGACATCATCATGAATCCAATCTTTGATGATAAAAAACTCAAGACGGCAAAAGATTTGAAGATCGAAGCTTTAAGAAGAATACTGGACGAGCCTCAAAAGGTGGCGTTCAGGGAATTTAAAAGACTAATATACGGGGGAAACACCAGGGGAAGATTGCCCTCCATGGAATCAGTCAAAAAAATTACAAGAGACGATCTGGTTAAATTTCACGGTAAATTCTATTATCCGGGAAATATAATGATGGCCGTAGTTGGCGATATAACCAGAGATGAGGCGGTATCAAAGATAAATTCATTTTTCGGGGCATGGGATAAAAAGGGAAAGACTAAAGAGATACCTCCCCCACAATTAAAACAAGATAAATCAATCAATTACGTATATAAAAATGTTCCCCAATCAATCATTATCATAGGGCACCTGACACCCGGCAGGAATAATCCTGATTTTTACCCATTTACGGTCCTCGATTTTATCCTTGGCAGTGGAGGCTTCCGATCACGCATTATCCATGAGGTAAGAAACAATTTAGGCCTTGCCTACAGCACCGGAAGTTTTTACAATGGGAGGAGCGAATATGGGGTTTTCGGTGCCTATGCCATAACAAAATCCTCCTCTACTGCAGAGGTTTTATCCCTTATCATGTCAATCATTAATGATGTCAGAAACAACCGTGTGGCTGAAAGCGAACTCCTATGGGCAAAAAAATCCATTAATAACAACTTTATCTTTACCTTTGACTCCACGGATCAAATAGCAATTCAGCAGATGATGATCAGATATAATAATCTGCCTGAGGATTTTCTGAAAACATACACGGCTAAAATAGAAAAAGTAACTTTTAAAGATTTGAAAAGGGTTGCAAAAAAATACCTTTCCCGCGACCAGTCAACCATAATTGTCGTTGGAAATGAAAAAGATTTTGATAAACCACTTTCCACTTTTGGAAATGTATACAAAATAGGGGGCAGCCACAATGGACACTAA
- a CDS encoding M23 family metallopeptidase, producing the protein MAENDYTLLIIPRKKSSVKKVNISGFFVKFISFLVIAVFLSAAYFSYDYIMIKRKEGELAGLKRLTMVQREQIDLLVGKIDEFDRKMADLQRFDKKIRIMTNLERGTDNDQILGVGGPIPEENNTGSQEILIGNIRKNIDKLLEDATSREKSFKELLEFLEKQKSILASTPSIWPVMGWVTSEFGYRISAFTGKREFHRGIDIAAKVGKEVVAPADGIVVDAYREPGMGNTVKINHRNGITTYYGHLMKVAVKKGKRVKRGDVIGYIGNSGRSTGPHLHYSVFLNGVPVNPGRYLF; encoded by the coding sequence ATGGCAGAAAATGATTATACCCTCCTTATTATACCCCGGAAGAAAAGTTCGGTTAAGAAAGTAAATATCTCAGGCTTTTTTGTCAAATTTATCTCCTTTTTAGTTATTGCTGTTTTTCTCTCTGCCGCATATTTTTCATACGATTATATCATGATCAAAAGAAAAGAAGGTGAACTTGCCGGTTTGAAGCGGTTGACTATGGTTCAGAGGGAACAGATCGATTTATTGGTCGGCAAGATCGACGAATTTGACAGGAAAATGGCGGATCTCCAGCGATTTGATAAGAAAATAAGGATTATGACCAATCTTGAGAGAGGTACTGATAATGATCAGATCCTTGGAGTGGGTGGACCGATACCTGAGGAAAACAATACAGGATCTCAGGAGATTCTTATCGGAAATATTCGCAAGAACATCGACAAACTTCTGGAAGATGCCACATCCCGGGAAAAGAGTTTTAAAGAATTATTAGAATTTTTGGAGAAACAGAAATCCATACTTGCTTCTACCCCATCTATCTGGCCGGTTATGGGTTGGGTGACTTCGGAGTTCGGGTATAGAATTTCTGCGTTTACCGGAAAGAGAGAGTTTCATAGAGGGATAGACATTGCGGCGAAAGTGGGAAAAGAGGTAGTAGCGCCGGCTGACGGTATTGTGGTGGATGCGTATAGAGAACCTGGTATGGGAAATACGGTAAAAATAAATCACAGGAATGGGATAACTACCTACTATGGTCATCTCATGAAAGTTGCTGTCAAAAAAGGGAAAAGAGTTAAGAGGGGCGATGTTATAGGTTATATCGGTAACTCCGGGCGAAGCACGGGTCCGCATCTTCATTATAGCGTTTTTCTTAATGGTGTTCCTGTAAATCCCGGGAGGTATCTATTTTAA